The DNA window GCGTGGGCGGCGGAGGAACCGGCGCCGGAAGAGACGCTCGGGTCCATCCCGGCGATCCAGACCGGCTCACCGTCATGAAGCGGCGCCAGTTCGACACCGAGCCGTTCCAGCAAGTCCTTCGCCCAGATGGCGTGCCACGGACGAGGGTTGACCGGGCGATGAAGCGCATGCGAGTCAGATCCCGCTGAGATGAGCATCCCACGCTCGTCTGCCAACCTTCGGTAGAGGGCTGTCTGCTGATCGGTATACGATCGGTAGTGCGCTTCCAGGCCGTCCATCCCCGTTTCCGCAACGATTCGATCGATGTCCTCTTCCGAAACGATGCCGACCGCGTCCGCGCGGCCTGGATGCGCGATCGAACAGACGCCGCCGGCTCGGTGCGCTGCTTCGACGACATCGGTCAACGGCAGATCGGCGGTGAAGGCGCCTCCAAGCGCGACCACCAGCTCCGCGGCCTTGGTGAGGTTCGGCACATGCTTCATCTCGATCGCAGCGCTGAGCACATGAAATGGCCAGAGCGGTCGCCCTGCACGCACCTGCTCGAGATTGGGAAGCGGCTTGCCATCAGCTTCGATCCGGCGGGCGGCATCGGCCGCGTTCTCCTGGAGTTGGAGATCGATCGTGTGCATCAACTTCAAAAATGGCTGCGCGTCCGGGTCGGTCCGATCGGGTCGAATACCGTAGCAGAGAATATGGAGCTGACGGCCGTTCCAGCCGCAGGTGACCTCCACACCGGGGATCACGTGCACGCCGCGAAGCTTGCCCAGCTCGATCGCTTGCACAACAGACCGCTGCGTATCGTGATCGCAAATCGCCGCCACGCGAAAGCCTCGCTGGGCCAGATGGTCGATCAACGCCGAAGGCGTCCATGCTCCATCGCTTGCCAGGGTATGCAGATGGAGATCCACGGGCGCGCGCGCTGGAATGGCGATCCGCTCGGTTGGCGCGGCATGTCCATTGGAAGTAGTGGTCATCGAGTGCCTTTGAAATGGGTCCAGTGTCCAGAGTCCAGTCTCCAGAGTGTAGTAGGGAATGCCTGAGTGCGCGTGAACTCGCGGTAACTCTGGGCACGGGAAACTGGACTCAACTTCATCGACGTGTCACCATCGGCTCATCAGAGTTCGAGCGACCAGCACGAGGGCAAAGAAACGATGGCATTCGATCAGGCAACGATCTTCAAGGCGTACGACGTGCGTGGCATTGTCCCGGACGAGCTCGACGCCGACCTGGCGTACAAGGTTGGCCGCGCGCTGGTGCTCTATCTGGAACCGGAGCAGGTGGCTGTTGGGCACGATATGCGCGTCTCCGGTGACTCTCTGGCTGGAGCCATGATCGATGGGATCCGCGACCAGGGCGTCGATGTCATCGATGTCGGCCTGGTATCCAGCGATGCGCTCTATTTCGCGGTCGGGAAGTATGGCTATGACGCGGGTGTGATGATCACCGCTTCACACAATCCTCCGGCGTACAACGGATTCAAGATCTGCAAGAAAGAAGCTCGCGCGCTCTCGCTGGACGACGGCCTCGATCAGATCCGCGACATCGCGCTCGGCGGCGAGTTTCCCGAACCAGCCAAGCGGGGCGACATCATCCAGAAAGAAGTGCTCCCTGCCTACGTAGAGCACGCCCTGAGCTTCTTCGACACAAGTCGGTTCAAGCCGTTCAAGGTCGCGGTCGACGCTGGCAACGGGATGGCGGGGCGCACGATTCCGCTACTTTTCCAACATCTCCCAGGCGAGCTGGTCCCGATGTACTTCGAGCTCGACGGCACCTTCCCGAACCACCCTGCGAATCCGATCGACCCGGCAGCCATGGTCGACCTGCAGAAAATGGTCGTGGAGCAGAAGTGCGATCTTGGTGTGGCGTTCGATGGCGATGCGGACCGCATGTTCCTGGTGGATGAGCACGGCAAGCTGATCGGCGGCGATATCACCACCGCCATGGTGGCCATCGCGCTGCTGGAACAGCATCCGAAATCGACGATTTGCTACAACCTGATCTGTTCCCGCTCTGTGCCAGAAACGATTCTGGCGCATGGGGGACGACCGTATCGCACTCCCGTCGGCCATTCGCTCATCAAGCGGATCATGCGCGCGGAGGACGCCATCTTCGGCGGCGAGCACTCCGGCCACTACTACTTCCGCGACAACTGGTATGCGGATTCGGGCCTGATCGCCATGCTGGCTGTTCTGAGCCTGCTGTCGAAAGACGATAAGCCGCTCTCGAAGGTCGTCGAACCGCTCGAGAACCGCTTCCGCAGCGGGGAGATCAATCTCAAGGTCGACAACAAACCGGCGGCAATCGCGCGCGTGAAGTCGCACTTCACCGAGCAGGGAGCTGCGATCGACGAGTACGACGGCCTCACCGTCGAGTTCCCGGACCGCTGGCTCAACATTCGCTCATCGAACACCGAGCCATTGTTGCGCGTGAACGTCGAAGGCGACACTGAACCGGCAATGACCGAGTTGAAGGACGAGGTACTCTGGGTGATCGGCGCGTAGATGGCCGCCGGGGACCGGGTTCAGATCATCAAACTTCGCCCGGACGGGAGCGAGGCCACAACCTACGAAGGTGTGGAGCTGCCAGGGCCGTTTCCGGAGGATTGGCGCGCGTTCCGCGCCGAATGGACGGTCGGCGTCATCAATGCCGGCGGCCTCGTGTTCGAGATCGGCGACTACCTGCACGAGTATTTCTCGCCAACCGCCTGGTTCGATGTCTTTGCCCTCTTCTCCAGAGACGGCCAACTGAAGGGTTGGTACGCCAACGTCACCTGGCCGACGATGTTCGAAGAGGGCCCAGACGGAGAGACCGTTGTTTGGCACGATCTCTTCATCGACTTGATCGGCTTCCCGGACGGCCAGTATCTCGTGCTGGACGAGGACGAACTGGAGGCCTCAGATCTGATGGAAGACGAGTCCGACCTGGTCACGCTCATCCTGTTGGCGCGGGACACGCTGATCGAGCGATTCAGGGCACGCGACTTCCCGTTTCACGAGTAGTCCAGCATCGACCGCGAACCCGTCGACCAGCGCTTGTTCCGCGGCGGCACTCGACAGTTACTCGACGAGTGACAATCGATTGTATTGCGCCATCACTTCGACGAGCCGATCGAGCGGAATTGCGTGCGCGATGCGGTTGTCGGCGCCAGCGATCGTCGTGGCCATGCAGAGGGCGTTGACGATCGATTCCTCGGTTGCCTCGACGGTCGCGTGAAAGAGCTTCGAGATCTCCGAGTTTGGAAAGGCGAGCACGGGCAGGGGCACGTGACCATCATGGTTCTCCACCTCACCGTTTCCGGTGGAGAACGCAAGGAAGATATCACCACTGCCATCACCGGACATGCTTCCCATCCGGGCAAGTCCAAGCGATGCGCGTTGCGCGAGCCGCTTGCACTGGTGCGGCAGCAGCGGCGCGTCGGTTGCGACGATGATGATGATCGACCCGTCCTCCTTCTTGCGCGAGAAAGTGGGAGGAACGATGTCGAACCCGATCTCCCGGCCGACCGGAACTCCGTCGATGCGCAACTGTTGCCGCAATC is part of the Thermomicrobiales bacterium genome and encodes:
- a CDS encoding MBL fold metallo-hydrolase; amino-acid sequence: MTTTSNGHAAPTERIAIPARAPVDLHLHTLASDGAWTPSALIDHLAQRGFRVAAICDHDTQRSVVQAIELGKLRGVHVIPGVEVTCGWNGRQLHILCYGIRPDRTDPDAQPFLKLMHTIDLQLQENAADAARRIEADGKPLPNLEQVRAGRPLWPFHVLSAAIEMKHVPNLTKAAELVVALGGAFTADLPLTDVVEAAHRAGGVCSIAHPGRADAVGIVSEEDIDRIVAETGMDGLEAHYRSYTDQQTALYRRLADERGMLISAGSDSHALHRPVNPRPWHAIWAKDLLERLGVELAPLHDGEPVWIAGMDPSVSSGAGSSAAHARSRTDGNRGEYCRRTWRNPMTLHVETFAGGPIDTNAYLVFDDKSKQILIIDAPMDVDQLLDDRVSELGGEVVLVVLTHAHWDHIGTTNQLHDRFSAPVAAHPLTEDRLKNPGSPDLPFELEAVIPDRWLHEGDLVPLGAHEFTVLHLPGHDPGHIALYSEPDRLLLSGDVLFPNGHGRIDIPGASGVDMSASLKRLAAMPGDVVVYPGHGLPTTIGAESWLDQFKGV
- a CDS encoding phosphomannomutase/phosphoglucomutase, coding for MAFDQATIFKAYDVRGIVPDELDADLAYKVGRALVLYLEPEQVAVGHDMRVSGDSLAGAMIDGIRDQGVDVIDVGLVSSDALYFAVGKYGYDAGVMITASHNPPAYNGFKICKKEARALSLDDGLDQIRDIALGGEFPEPAKRGDIIQKEVLPAYVEHALSFFDTSRFKPFKVAVDAGNGMAGRTIPLLFQHLPGELVPMYFELDGTFPNHPANPIDPAAMVDLQKMVVEQKCDLGVAFDGDADRMFLVDEHGKLIGGDITTAMVAIALLEQHPKSTICYNLICSRSVPETILAHGGRPYRTPVGHSLIKRIMRAEDAIFGGEHSGHYYFRDNWYADSGLIAMLAVLSLLSKDDKPLSKVVEPLENRFRSGEINLKVDNKPAAIARVKSHFTEQGAAIDEYDGLTVEFPDRWLNIRSSNTEPLLRVNVEGDTEPAMTELKDEVLWVIGA
- a CDS encoding DUF402 domain-containing protein translates to MAAGDRVQIIKLRPDGSEATTYEGVELPGPFPEDWRAFRAEWTVGVINAGGLVFEIGDYLHEYFSPTAWFDVFALFSRDGQLKGWYANVTWPTMFEEGPDGETVVWHDLFIDLIGFPDGQYLVLDEDELEASDLMEDESDLVTLILLARDTLIERFRARDFPFHE